The sequence below is a genomic window from Novosphingobium sp. KACC 22771.
GTCGAAACTGGATATTCCGCCACACCTGGCGCGGCGGTCGAAAGGAACTGGGCCTCGGCAGTGCCCGTTCGCTTTCCCTCGCCAAGGCACGGAAAAAAGCGGCCGAGTATCGCGCAATGCTGACTGAAGGGAAAAATCCTAGGCTTGAGCGGGGCAGGGGGACAGAAACTCTTACCTTCGGTGATTTTGCCGATGCATTTATCGATACGATGTCCGCGGGATGGAAAAATTCCAAGCACATTGCCCAATGGCGGATGACGCTGACGGTCTATGCGGCTCCTCTAAGGGAGCTGTTTCTTCATGAGATCGACACGGACGATGTGCTCGGGGTGCTCAAGCCGATCTGGAACAAGATTCCCGAAACAGCCGACAGGTTGCGTGGGCGGATCGAGAATGTCCTTGATGCGGCCAAGGCCAAAGGTTTGCGCAAAGGAGAAAACCCTGCCCGGTGGCGAGGCCATCTCGATCAGCTTCTCCCGCGTCCCAGGAAGGTGCAGCAGGGGCATCATGCAGCCTTGCCGTTCGAAGACATTCCGGATTTTATCTCGCAATTGCGCGGGCGGCACGCCCTCGCCGCCCGCGCAATTGCATTT
It includes:
- a CDS encoding tyrosine-type recombinase/integrase encodes the protein MTSRTLNFLSAAKVQAIPEAGRYSDGGKLFLYVDATRRNWIFRHTWRGGRKELGLGSARSLSLAKARKKAAEYRAMLTEGKNPRLERGRGTETLTFGDFADAFIDTMSAGWKNSKHIAQWRMTLTVYAAPLRELFLHEIDTDDVLGVLKPIWNKIPETADRLRGRIENVLDAAKAKGLRKGENPARWRGHLDQLLPRPRKVQQGHHAALPFEDIPDFISQLRGRHALAARAIAFVTLTAVRTGGAHEGWPGTSCAA